Below is a window of Terriglobia bacterium DNA.
AAGAACAGGAAGACATGAAGCTTCAAGTTCTTAACCAGTTGATCAATAACCAGATCCTGCTGGAATTGGCGTCGGCCGCGAACCTGAATGCCACGGATGCCGAAGTCGATGTCAAATTCAACGAGTTGAAGAGCCAGGGCACCGAAGAGCAGTTCAAGGAAATGCTCAAAAATCAGAAGATGACCGTCGATGACGTTCGTAGTGAATTGCGGAAAAGCATCGCGATCGATAAGCTGGTCAATAAGGAGATCACGTCGAAAATCTCCGTAACTGACGCAGAAATAAAGGCTTTCTACGACAAAAACAAAGAAAGCTTTAACCTCCCGGAGAGCTACCACATTGCTCACATCCTGGTGACCCCGGTCGCCGATCCGGACCTTCACAACGCCAATAACGACGATGCCAAGTCGCCGGAAGAAGCCAAAGCCAAGGCTGCGCGGCTCCTCAAGGAAATTCAGGGCGGAAAAGATTTCGCCACAGTCGCCAGAGAGTCGTCCGAGGACCCGAGCTCCGGCCCGAACGGCGGCGACTTGAATTTCCAGCCCCTGCAGGCTATCGAAAACATCGATCCGAGGTTGGGCCCGGCTGTCCAGAAAATGAAGGTCGGTGAAACCTATCCCCAGGTCATCGAAACCCGTTTCGGTTTCCACATCCTGAAGCTTCTCGAAAAGGATGCCGGCGGCCAGAAGGATTTGGCCGATGCTCGCGTTCAGGCCAATGTACGTCAGCAGATCTTCAATCGCAAAGACCAGACCTTGAAGAATGCATTCTCCGAGGCTTCACGAAACAAGGCCACAGTCGTGAATTACCTCGCCCAACGCATTCTCGATAACGCCGGCAAGGCGCAGTAAGAAAATTAGCCACAAAAGGCACAAAAGGAAACAAAAAAGGGTCTGACCCCATCATGTTTCCTTTGTGCCTTTTGTGGCTAATTTTCCCTTTTTCTATTCGACGACGGCGAGCAGATCCCCGGCATTTACCGCCGCAGCTTCCTGAACGGCGACCCGCTTCACGATTCCGTCTTTCGGCGACTTGATCTCGTTCTGCATCTTCATCGCTTCCATCACGAGGACGCCCTGGTTCGCATGCACTTCATCGCCCGGTTGCAGCAGCATCTTCACAATCTTTCCCGGCATCGGAGCGCGTAACTCCACTTCGCCGTCATGGCTGTGATGTGTGGCCTTGCGCAGGGCGGCGCGGGCATCGACAATCTCGACGGCGTGATGCCGGCCGCCGACCGAAACCTCGTACCCTTCCCGTGCGGCCGTTACGGCCAGTTCGATCGAACGATTATTCCAACTGAACCAGTACACGCCTGGCTCCACATTCTTCGCTTCGAGAGTGTAGGTTCGTCCGGCAATCTGCGCTTGAATGTTTCGCGGATCGCTGAGATCGATCTCGACGTCCACAGGCTCGCCCGCAACGATGACACTGTATTTCATTGCTGCCTCAAGCCCCGCCTTCGGCCGTCGAGTTTCCACAAGCTCTCGGGCTGGCTTGCGGATTGCGACACCGGCGCAATCCGGGTGGAGTCGAAGATCAGGCCGGCAATCGCTGCGAGATCTTTCATCGCCTGCTCGTCGGCCGGCGGATCGCTGCGTTTCTCCCTCCATTTGCTGATAAACCCGATATCGAACTCGCCGTTAAGAAAATCCGGATCCTTGAGAATTTCGAGGAAGAACGACACGTTCGACTTGATTCCCTCGATATGGTATTCGCGCAACGCCCGCCGCATGCGATCAATCGCTTCGGTGCGCGTCGCTCCCCATGTGACGAGTTTCGAAATCATCGGGTCGTAATCGATCGGCACAGTCCAGCCTTCGTACACACCGCTGTCGTCGCGGACGCCAGGTCCGGAAGGAGTTCTCAACCTCACGATCTTGCCCGGGGCCGGATAGAAGTTATTCTCCGGGTCCTCCGCGTAGATCCTGCATTCGACGGCGGAACCGCGCAGCGTGACATCTTCCTGCCGGATAGGAAGCGTTTCACCGTTAGCGACCATGATCTGCAGCCGGACGAGATCGAGGCCCGTCACCATCTCCGTCACGGGATGCTCCACCTGCAGTCGGGTATTCATCTCCAGGAAGTAGAAGTTCCGTCGCCGGTCCACGAGGAATTCCACGGTGCCCGCATTGGTGTAGTTGGCGGCTTTGACCACCTTGAGCGCGGCTTCGCCCATTCGCTGCCGGAGGTCGGGGTCAATTATCGGCGAGGGGCACTCCTCGACCACTTTCTGGTGCCGCCGCTGGATCGTGCAGTCGCGTTCGCCCAGATAAACAGCGTTGCCATGCCGGTCGGCCAGGATCTGGATCTCGACGTGATGCGGCTGTTCGACAAATTTCTCGATATAGATGGTGTCGTCGCCGAATGCAGCAAGCGCTTCGGAGCGCGTTGTCCGCAGAGCGCTTCCAAGGTCGCTTTCGGCTTCCACCAGGCGCAGACCTTTTCCGCCGCCGCCTCCCGAAGCCTTCAACATGATCGGGTAGCCGACCGAGGACGCGATCTTTCGCGCTTCTTCATCGGATGCGATCGGATCGAGCGTGCCGGGAACGGATTCCACGCCGTATCTGGCGACGGCGCGGCGGGCTTCGATCTTCGAACCCATCAGCTCGATGGAATCTGAAGACGGGCCTATAAAGATAATCCCGGCGTCCTCGCAAGCTTTGGCGAAGGCCGCATTCTCGGCGAGAAAACCATAACCAGGGTGGATCGCTTCGGCTTTCGACTTCTTTGCAACGTCGATGATTTTTCCGATAACCAGATAGCTTTCGCGTGAAGGTGCCGGGCCGATGAAATAAGCCTCGTCCGCCATCCGAACGTGCAGCGCGCCGCGGTCCGCTTCGGAATAGACGGCGGCCGTGCCGATTCCCATGTCACCGCATGTGCGGATAATGCGGACGGCGATCTCGCCCCGGTTCGCAACCAGGATCTTCTTAATCATCATGAAATCGCGGGACGCCGCTCAAACCAGCGCGCGTTCTGCTCATAAGCGTGTGCCACACGTAATACCGTTTCCTCATCGCAGGTCTTGCCGATGATCTGCATCCCGATCGGAAGTCCATCCCTGGTGAATCCGCACGGTACGGAGATCGCCGGCACACCAGCCAGATTAAAGTATCGCGTGAAGCGGCCTAATGCGGCGATGGCTGTTTGATTCAGAGCGTCGATTCGCGGCGCCGGAATGGGGACGGTGGGCGTCACCATGACATCGCATTTCTCGAAGGCTTTCGCGCACTCGGACTGGATTTGTCTTCGCACCTCACAGGCTCGAACATAGTCCACCGATAACAGAGTTCGTCCGGATTCTAGCCGGGTTCGAACGTCGGCGCCATAGAGTTCGCCATGTTCCTCCAAGTGTCGTTCATGGTAGGCATACGCCTCCGGCGAAGCAATCTGCACCCAGGCACCGGAATGCGCCGGAACGGTGGCCAGACCCACATCGACGATTTTCGCACCGAGCCGTTCCATGGAGCCCAGCCCCTTGCGCACCGCCGTCGCCACATCCGGATCAAGTTGTTCGTAAAAATACGTGTGGGGAATTCCAATACGGATGTTCCGGATATCGCCGGTTAGGGAATCGATATATTTCGGAGACGGAATATTCTCTTCGGTGATCACTTGCAGCAGCAAAGCCGCATCCTCGACAGTCCTTGTCATTGGCCCGGCGTGATCCAGCGAACACGATAGAGGAATGATTCCTTTCACACTCACTTTGCCATATGTCGGCTTGAGCCCGACGATTCCACACAGTGCCGCCGGAATCCGGATCGATCCGCCGGTATCCGTTCCGAGCGATCCAAGACCCATACTCCATGCCACCGCAACTGCCGATCCGCCGCTTGATCCACCGGCGATGTGTGCGCGATGCCATGGATTCAAGGCCGTTCCGAAATGCGGATTGACGGTTGTTACACCATAGGCGAACTCGTGCAGATTCGTTTTGCCGATGATTGTGGCTCCTGCTCGCTTGAGCCTGGTAACGGCCGCTGCGTCTTCATCTGGAATCCGGTTCGCATAAAGACGGGCGCCGGCCGTGGTTCTCACGCCCTTCGTGTCGTAGAGGTCTTTCACGGAAATCGGAGCTCCATGCAGGGGCGCAATCCCTTCGTTCAGCGGTTCGTCCCGGAGCACGGTGATAAAGGCGCGCACGTCCGGATTGAGCCGATCGATTCGCTCGAGCACCTTCGCGCGCAGTTCGGATGCGGATATCTGCTTCTGCCGGATCAGGCGGATCGCTCCGGCAAGTGTCAGAATGTCGAGTCCATTATCAGGCATTCGCGGTTCGATGCAGTCCATAAGGTATGGAAACGATGAACAGGAGCAGCAGCAGGATCTCGGAATCGCCGAAATTGTATTCAAAAGCGCCTGCGACGAGGAACCCCGTCAATGCCGCCAGCGCGGATATCGAGGTCCACCGTGCATCGGGTGAACCGGTTCTGAAAATGGCGACCAAACCGGCGTAGAGTTCGAAGATGAACCAGAGAAATGCGGCGAGGCACAAGAGGCCGCGTTCGGCGCCGAGTTGAAGAATGTTGTTTTCGAGGTGACCGTAGTAGGAGGGAAGAGGGCCGCCGTAGTAATTTGCAAATTCCGCATGGATACGTTGCGGGCCGACCCCGAACAGCGGATGGGCTTGAATCATCCGGACACCCGCCACCGCCAGCGCCACGCGTCCCGTATCGGGCGCAAAGTTGGGCTGATTAAAACTCATCGAGATCCGGTGATAAATCAGACCGGACGCCGCTACGCCGATGATCGCCACCGGCAGCGCTACGCCGATCAGGACCCGTCGCGGAATCATCAGCGCGGCTATGGCAAACCCTGCAATGGCGCCGAGCCAGACGCTGCGCGTAAAACCCAGAACCAGCGCCGCGCCGATCAGTCCGAGCGGGATCATCCAGCGCCGGCCGAGGATCGCAATGGCCGGGATGGCCGCGCACCAGACCAGCAACTGCTCGTCGCTATACGTAATCCAGTGGCCCATGAAACCGGTGATACGCGCCAACACCATCGGGTCGTCCTTCAGGACCTGCGTCGCCTGGAAGTGCCGGTAAGCGATCGCAAACTGGTAGAGGCCGAACAGCGAACTCAACGCAGCGACAAGGAGGAGCACAGAAATTGAAAGACGCGCTCGCGCCGGAGTGATGACGAGATTTGCGGCCAGGAAGCCCATCGTAAACAGCCAGAATTTGTATATCGCTGCGCGTCCTGAAAGCGGTTCCGGTGACATGGCCAGGGCGAGGATCGTGGCTGCCATGAACGCACAGAGCGGTGCGAAGTAGCTCGGCCAAACGATTGGCCGCGGCCGTACGATGATCCAGACCAGACAGGTAGTCGCGAGAAGCGTTTCTGCAGCGGCGATCGAGATGAGAAGAGCTGTTGCGCTCGCGAGCGTCAGCGCAAACAGCCAACGCTCGCGGTTTTCCGCCATACGGCGGATTCTATTCGATAATGACATTCGTTTGAGGTAAAAATGGGACGGTCATAAAGGGTGTGAAGGCATTGGTTATTGGACGAGAGCAACATTCCCCTCCATTCCAGGGAGGAGCGGCCGCGCAGCGGTCGGCGTGGTTAGTAAAGTTGCGCAGCCGCTTTATAGATGCTGCGAAACCACCGCTTTTATGACACCCGTCCTTGAGATCAACGACCTGTCTTTCGGATACACGTCTTCCGATGTGGTGAGATCCATCACGACGAGCTTCTCTCCCGGAGAGTTCGCCGCACTGGTCGGGCCCAACGGCGCAGGCAAGTCGACGTTGCTCAAAATCATGGGCGGGCTGATCCGCACATATCGTGGCTCTGCGAAATTCTTCGGCGAGGAGATCTCCCGCGTCGCCCCGCGGGACCTGGCGCGGCGGCTCGCCTTCGTCCCGCAGGATACGCAGATGGTGTTTCCTTTCACCGTCGCCGAGATTGTGTTCATGGGCCGCCTGCCGCATCGTCCCAGAACATTGTTCGACAGCCCGGGCGACGCGAGGTCCGCAAGGGAAGCGATGGCGCTGACGGACACGGCGGAGTTCTCGCAGAAACGCTTCAACGAGCTCAGCGGCGGCGAACGCCAGCGCGTCGTCCTGGCCAGCGCGCTGGCGCAAAATCCGGAAGTGCTGCTGCTGGACGAGCCGACCGCGTTTCTCGACCTGAAGCACCAGCTCCAGTTTTACGAGATCCTTGAGCGGCTCAATGCGGAACGCGGTTTGACGATCATCAGCGTCACGCACGATGTTAACCTTGCAGCGCGCTACGCGCCGCGTATGATTGCTCTTCGTTCAGGCAAGTTCATGGCGGACGGAACTCCGGAGCAGGTTCTGACGCCGCAGCACCTTTATGACATCTTTGAAATCACCGCCGCTGTCCTCAAGCGGCCCGACGGCCGCGGCAACTACATTGTTCCGACGGCATGACGAAGGCCTGTCCTTCGGGCGATTTCTCGCCTTCGTCGGGCCCTGCGCGCTGGTGTGCCTGGCGGTGATCCTGGTTGCGCCGTGGATCGGCTCGACGGGCATCACCTGGCGGAACGTCCTGGCCGGCCCGGGAACCGATCGCGATATCTTCCTCATTGCCCGGCTGCCCCGCGTTCTGTTCAGCGCGCTGGCCGGCGGCGCCCTGGCCGTGGCGGGAGTCCTCTTTCAGGCGATTCTGCGAAACTCGCTTGCGGATCCCTTTACGCTCGGCATTTCGGCAGGAAGTTCGTTCGGAGCGGTGGTCGCGATATGGCTCGGCCTCGAGAAGGTGATCTGGGGTATCCCGCTGATCACTGTTGCCGCGTTCGCCGGCGCATTCATGACCATACTTCTCGTTTTCTTCATCGCCAGGACCGGGACGGCACTTCCCACCATGACACTCCTGCTGGCCGGCGTGACGCTGAATTTTATTTTCGCCAGCATGATCATGTTCATTCACTTCGCGGCGAACTTCAGCCAGGGATACCTGATGATTCAGTGGATGATGGGTTCGCTGGATCTCGCCGATCTTTCGACCGTGATTCACGCAGCTCCGTTCGTTCTTGCCTGCGTCGCCGGGCTGATGTGGATGGCGAACGACCTCAATCCTCTGGCCGGCGGCGAAGAGTGGGCCGCCTCAAGGGGGGTGAACCTGCGCCGCGTCAAGAATACTTCGTATTTTGTGGGCTCCGTCCTGACCGGCTCGGTAACCGCCTTCAGCGGTCCAATCGGATTCGTCGGCCTGATCGTGCCTCACGGCGTCCGCCTCGTGGCCGGTCCCGATCACCGGATTCTGATTCCCGCTTCTTTTTTTCTCGGTGCCGCTTTCCTGGTGCTGTGCGACACCCTCGCCCGGACCATCATCGCCCCGACCCAGATTCCCGTCGGTGTCATTACGTCGCTCCTCGGCGGCCCGTTCTTCATCCTCCTGCTGAAGCGCAAACGCGGGGAACTGTGGTGAATCCCGCCTCATTCCCCTATAATTGAATGCCGCGCGGTCATCCCGCGCGGCATTTCATCAACCCGTACGGAGAGGTGGCCGAGTGGCTGAAGGCGGCGGTTTGCTAAACCGTTGTACGGTCAAAAGCTGTACCGGGGGTTCGAATCCCCCCCTCTCCGCTTATTTCGTATCAGTCACTTGCAGCCCATACTGAATTTTGGCGGGCAATACCGGACAAGTCGAATATAATCTGGGGCATGCCGCTCAATCTGTACCGCCGCCATCGTCAGGAATGTGAAACAGGACACGCCGCTGAGTCTCGATCGGGTGAATTCGAAGAGCGCAAGAAGGGCTGGAAAAAATGCGCCTGCCAAATCTTTGCTTCCGGAACGCTCAAAGGAAAATTCAAACGCAGATATACGGGACGATCGGATTGGAATGAAGCGAAGGCGGTCGCATACGAATGGGAGAAGGCTGGCAGTTGGGAGCGCGATGTTCCCGTTCCCGTCATTGTTACGGAGACAACATCGGACTCAAAACGTACGACGATTGATCGCGCCGTAAAAACGTTTCTCGATGAACTGCGCGAAAGCGCCGCCTTCGCCACACACAAGAAATACCGCCTCTTGCTCGACAACAAATTCCGAGCGTTTTCCGAAAAGCGTGGCTACCTCATGGTCGATCAGTGGGAGCCGCTCGACGTGCGCGAATTTCGTTCTTCTTGGAACGTGAGTCCCGCTACGGCCGTTCGCAATATGGCCATGCTCAAACCGTTCTTCGAATGGTGTTTGAACAATGAATGGATCGGCCGTAATCCGGCCCGCCTGGTCAAGAATCCGAAAGGCCGCGATGTCACGCGCGAAGAACAGAAGTTGCCATTTACCGACGAAGAATTGAAGCGCATGTATGATGCCTGCCATCAATATGGCTTGAAAACGACCTATCGATGGAACGGGGATGACCTGTCGGATTTCATTTCACTCTCGATATACACGGGCCTGCGCATCTCGGATGTCGCCCTCTTCCATATCGACCGTATGCTCCCAACCGGCGAGATTCTCATCCGAACGACAAAGGCCGGCACGCACGTATATACCTGGGTGCCGGAGTGGTTGCAGGAGCGCATTCAGGCAAGAGCAAAGACGCACGGACCGCTCATCTTCGGTTCACACAAAACGAAGACTCTTGAAGTCATCACCGAAGGATGGCGAAGGAAATTAAAGAAGCTGTGGAAACTGTGCGGGACATGGAAAGAGACGCCGACACCGCACCGGTTTCGTCATACGTTTGCCCGGATTCTCTTACAGAAGCAGGGAGTCACCGTGAGGGATGTGGCGGAGCTCCTCGGCAATACGGAAGACGTTGTGCGGCGGGCATACTCCGCTTGGGTGCCGGAGAGACAAGAGCGGCTAACAAGAATCCTCAAAGACGCGTTTCAGGACAAGCCGAAGCCGAAAGTCGTTGGCATTGGCTCCCGCAGGTAATACGGCTGCCACTCGAAGGGATGAGCCACATGTCGATCAGCCGTTTAGCAGCTTTGTATGAATCCGCTGAGCCACCGATTCCGGTACGCTGTAGCACGTATGCGCTTTTTTCCTACCGAGCCTGATCTTGATCACGCCGGGCTCACCGCACACGAGTTTGCGGACGGTCTCCCGTCCGAGCTGCCATAGTTCGGCTAATTCACCGATTCGATAGTGACGCTCGAATGCCGCATTTTCTACAGACATACAAATTACTCATCCGAACTTCTGAAGTGCTGTTCTTTTGCCCATCTGCCGAGCTGCGTAGCTCGGCCGGAATAATCTCAACTAATAACCGCGCCGATGACGTTGCCGTCACCGCCTTTATCACGGTTCTCTTTGGAGAGCTCGTCCGTCATCTTCGTCATGAAAGTCGAAAATGCTTGGGCTCGCTGTTTTCTATCGTCGGCAAGTTCCGCTGGAGTCTTTGCCTTGATCGGGGCAACTCCATCGTCGATAACATCCACCTGCGAAGGGTCCAGCTCCAAAACAACCCGCCCGTTTGCTTCGGAATACCACTCGATGTACGGGTATGCAACGTACGGATAGAAAAGGTCGCCTGCGTCGATGTGCTCTTGATACGTATTAGCGAAATTCCGACGGCGCTTCTCGCGTTCGGTGTCCTGGATTCCGTTCTCGTCCCAAAACGTTTCATTCTGCGCCATCAAACGTTCGGCGATTTCCGGCGTCCATGGGCCGAGCGAACGGCCTGCGGTGATATCGCCAGCGGTACCACGCTGTTCAACACTGAACCCTTTCATGTACGTACTATCCAACCCGAACTCTTTCGAGCGATCAGACGGCGTCCAATTCAAGAGCCGAATGACCTTGCCGCGAATGTCCTCGTGCGTGTCGCCTGAAAGATCAAGAATGACTTTCAGCGGCTCCATGCCTTGACGGAAAAAGCGAATCCAACCGGTGACTTTCCCGGGATTACGGTTATCGAGTTCTCCATTGATGAGATTTCCATATGGTCTCCATGCCATATGTGTAGTGTTAGTTGATAAAGTCCGGACCATCACGGCCCGGCAGATAGGCAAACCCGTATATGTTTTGGCGCTGTGAGCGGCGAACATACTGTTAATTGAGAAGTCCTTCGACGATCTTTTTCGCTTCCTTAACGTCTTCCGACGCCAAGACAGCTACTATCGCCAGGTCGTACTTCTTAAGACCTTTTTCGCGTTCCTGCTTCGCCGAACGCTTGACCGCGTCGACAGCGTCGCACAAAGGCTTGGGCGCATCGTAATCGACAGAGGGCGTGCCGTCGTCATTGCAGCTAAACCCGATTTTGCCAAGCGCAGTTTTGGCTAGATCGAGTTCCTTTGACAAACGGCTGACGTTCTTCAGCAAATCAGATGCACCGTACTCTTCGGCTAACTTCGGAGCGATTTCACTTTCGACTCTCGAATTAAACGAGTAATCACTTTCGATTTCCTTTTCCGCACGAGTTTTCGCTTGAGTGAGCAGCTTGATAAAGGCGTCACGCTGCTTGTAATCGAACATTGAAATTGAATTTGTGTTTTGCATAGTGATTGTTTGGTTATTCCGTCGCCCACAGCATATAAATCCGGTCGTTTCCTTATTACTCCAGAAGAGGCCACGATGAAATTTCGTTAACTGATTCAAATTCCATACGTTATGAATCAAAACCTGTTTCATCGACAGAACATTTCGACGAAACAGGTTGCCTGAGATGAATTCCGTCACCCCCAGCGCCGGAAAAGATCGGCGCCGATAGCCCGCGTTCCCGGACGCGATCGAGCGTGCTGAAAAGCATCGCCGGAGTGGCCCCCGCGCCGGCCGCACGAATAAGTGACTTCATACGTGCGTCGGAATCAGCGACGATGAGCACGGCCCACAACGGAAGTCCCGGCAGTCCGCGCCGGTACACTTCGACCTTCGTCCTAACGAAGTACGCCAAGCTTTCCTGCCCTCGATCGAATTCCATGGCGAAGGTCTTTCCGGGAAGTCCAATGAGGCCATCCGGCAAAAGACGGTGTCGCCAGTTGATGGTGGGTAATTCCCAGCACGAAAAAAAGTACAGCAGGTCAGGAAAAAGTTCCGCCGCAACCCTCACGTCGTTGATTCCGAGATAATGCTCAATCTGTTTTGGGGGCCTGCGTTCGAGAGATATGTCCAGACCTTGCTTCTCAAGTACGCGCCTGCCTTCGCGTCCAACGGTCCAGAGGGACTCCGCCATTCGATTTTCTCGATATCGTACGAGATATTTCTTCTCCTCCAAAAGGCGAAGCCGACGACGGGCTGCCGAAAGAGACGCGCCAGCGAAATATCGCCGGTGCACTTGGCTCGTTTTGAGCCAGCGGGCAGACGAGAGAAGCGTGAGCATTCCGATGCAGCGATTCGTTAGTCTCATGGCGTCGGTAACAGACGCGTTGTACCGCATCCGAAACAGCGGACGATCCGCGGAACGGTGTGACAGATTGGACAGAAACGGAGGATGTGTCCGGAATATGTGTAGCCACATGAACACCGCCATAGACCGAGGAGTGAGATTTCCTCTTTGCAGTTTCCGCAGGTCAGGCGTGGGCTGTACGCGACGGTATAGAACCGGTAGCGCTTCCAAGCGCGACGCAGAACCTTGATGAAAAGAACCGGACTTGCCAGGATGAAAAGAACAACGTCAACCATTGGCAGCCCCTTTCGTCCCGCGCATCTTCTGGTACGTTCCGGCAAAATCGAGATCCGGGTCGCCTTCGTCGGTGGGCAGCGCTTTCCATTTCCGTTCCCGGTCGGCCAGCGCTCGGTCATACGTCTTTCGCGAAATCCGGCCGCCGATTGTCGGATCGCGCCTGAGCACAGCGACAGCCTCGTCAATCTCGCGGCCTGACGGAATGGAGATGTCGGGTGTGCGCATGGCAATGGCTTCTGCCGTTTCACTGCGCAGCCAGAGCCATCCGGTACGGTCCGGCAGATTGGCAATCTCGTCCAGCTGCAGCCCGCGTTCTTCGGCGGGAGAACAAAACATCTGTGCTGCAAAGGGATCGCACTTTGGCCGGCGTCGCCGGCCGGTAATGGGAAAGGCAGACTTCAAGAACGCAGAATCGCTAGGTTCCCCGCGCATGCTGAAGCTCCAGCGGACATTGGTATACAACGTGTTTAATGTTCGGGCGTCTGGCACGGCAGCCGCCATGTTCTGCGTCAAAAAACAGAAGAAGGTGCCGAAGCTGCGGCTCATGCGTAGGAGATCGGTCATGCTCTCGCACATGCTGTCGGTAACGAAAAAATTCTGGGCCTCATCGGCAAACCAAGTGAAGGTGTTGTCGGGCGACCGTCGCGCAAATACCGCTTGCCGGATATCCGTTAAGACAAGGGACTGCAACAGGCGCCGGACGTCCCTGCTGATCGCCGGGCTAAAACAATTGATCAGGACAATCCTGCCTTCATCCATATATCGACGCATATCAGGAGCGGTGTTGCCTGAGAGCGCCAGCCGGACACCCTGCGAGGCAAACAGCCCGCTCAACCGGCGTTGGAGAGCGGAAACCGTTATGCTCGGCACGTCCGGAAACTGACGAACGAAATATGCCTGGACCAGTTCATTTTTCGATTGAGTAACGAGGCGATCGAGCATTGCCGGA
It encodes the following:
- a CDS encoding replication-relaxation family protein: MAVFMWLHIFRTHPPFLSNLSHRSADRPLFRMRYNASVTDAMRLTNRCIGMLTLLSSARWLKTSQVHRRYFAGASLSAARRRLRLLEEKKYLVRYRENRMAESLWTVGREGRRVLEKQGLDISLERRPPKQIEHYLGINDVRVAAELFPDLLYFFSCWELPTINWRHRLLPDGLIGLPGKTFAMEFDRGQESLAYFVRTKVEVYRRGLPGLPLWAVLIVADSDARMKSLIRAAGAGATPAMLFSTLDRVRERGLSAPIFSGAGGDGIHLRQPVSSKCSVDETGFDS